GAGATGGCACTCGTCCTGCTGATTTCGATGTATGTCGGAACAGTTTCCGGAGGGCTTGTCACTGCCACGCTTCTGCGCATTCCGGGAACCCCCGCGTCGATGATGACCACCCTCGACGGCTATCCGCTGGCTCTGCAAGGCAAGTCGGGCCGCGCGTTGGGGCTGGGAGTAATGGCTTCTCTCGTGGGAGGTCTTGTGAGTTGGGGATTCCTCGTGATTCTCTCCGCCCCACTGGCAAAACTTTCCCTCCAGTTTGGCCCCTTCGACTTCTTCGCACTCGTGATGATGGCGTTGATTCTCATTGTTTCAGTGAGCGGAGAGTCGCTCATCAATGGGCTTCTCTCTGGTACACTCGGACTTCTCGCCGCCATGCCGGGAGCCTCGGCAGCGACCGGACAGCCGAGATGGACACTCGGGTTCCACGAGTTGAACGACGGGCTAAAGCTGCTGCCTGTTTTGATTGGTTTGTTCGCTGTGAATCAAGTTCTCAGTGAGGCCTGGAATTTGAATCGCGGGCAGGCAGCATCGATTCTTCACTCGAACCGAATATCACTGAATATCTCCGACTGGTTCACCAATCGTGTGAATCTGTTGCGATCTTCCCTCATCGGAACGTTCATCGGAATCCTGCCAGGCATTGGAGCGAACATCGGTTCTGTGGTGGCTTACTCGGTTGCCAAGAGTCAGTCTTCTCATCCAGAAAAATTCGGAACCGGCACCGAAGAAGGCATCATCGCATCGGAAGCTGCCAACAACGCAACCGTCGGCGGAGCGCTCATCCCTCTCATCGCAATGGGAATTCCTGGAAGCGTCATCGACGCAATATTACTCGGTGCTCTTGTCATTCACGGACTGCAACCGGGCCCGCTGCTAATGGAACAAAATCCAGAAGTTGTTCACATTATCATGTGGACGATGCTCTTCTCGAATTTGCTGATGTTTGGCCTGATGACATTTTCAATCGGTTGGCTGGCCAAGTTGGCGAGTCTTCCAAAGCAACTCCTGATTCCAACAATTCTCACGTTCTGCGTGATCGGGTCGTATGCGCTCGCGAACCGAATGTTCGATGTCTGGGTGATGCTGGGATTCGGCGTGATCGGATTCTTCATGGAACGCTCAAAAATCCCACTCGCTCCGTTCGTCATTGGATTCGTGCTCGCTCCGATTGGAGAGGAGCATCTCAGCGAAGGCCTAATGCAGACGAACGGAGACTGGTGGCCGCTGCTCACTCGACCGATCGCTGGGACGCTGACTACCCTGACGATTGCTCTTCTCGTGTTTACCATGTACCAGCATTATCGCGGCCATCAACTTCAGGCAAAATCCCAAGATGACTGAACGCCCCAACATCCTCTGGTACTGCACGGACCAGCAGCGATTTGACACCATCGGAGCCCTCGGTAACGAGTTCGTCCAAACACCGACGATTGACTCACTTGTCAATTCGGGAACTGCTTTCACTCATGCTTTTTGTCAAAGTCCAATCTGCACACCCAGCAGATCGAGCCTGATGACAGGCATGTATCCGTCTCGAGTTCACAACACCCGAAACGGAAACCGTTCGTTTCCGGAATCGACTCCTCTCATTTCAAAGTTAATTGCAGACAACGGTTACAGCTGTGGAATGATTGGCAAGTTTCACTTGCAGAGTTCAGGACATCGAACTGAACCTCGCCTCGACGACGGGTTTAACTTCTGGAAGTTCAGCCACGCTCCACGCGATGACTGGCCGACAGGTCATGACTATGCCGATTGGGTCCGCGACCAGGATGCCGACCTCGATCAACTCCGCAACAGCCCGGATCGTGTGCCGCCGGAGTTGCATCAAACCAAGTGGGCCAGCGATATGGCCTTTGAATTTCTCAATCAGCAGACTCCCACCACCCCATGGCTTCTCAACATCAACGTTTACGATCCGCACCCACCATTCATCCCTCCTAGAGCTTACGCAGATCGCTTCGATCCGGAACAGATGCCGGGTCCGTATTTTCAGGACTCTGACCTTGATCAACAGCGACTTCTCAGTGGCGTCGATTTTCAGGACGAAGTCCGTTCACCAGAGGAACATAAGGCAAAGCAAAAACAGGCCGACTACTATGCCATGATTGCTCAAATCGACGACCAGTTGAGTCGAATTTTGAAACAGCTTGAGACGACCGGCCAACTCGAAAACACATTGGTCGTTTTCACCAGTGATCATGGCGAATCGCTCGGCGATCACGGCTTGATGTACAAAGGCTGTCGATTCTACGAGGGTCTGGTCCGGGTGCCTCTCATCTTCTCATGGCCGGGCCAAATTCAAGCGGGACTTCAAAGCCACGGGCTTGTTGAACTCCTCGATCTGACCGCGACTCTGCTCGATTACACTCATACGCCGACCCCTTCCACGCTTCAGGGGAAGTCGCTGCGCCCGATTCTTGAGGGATCAACTCCCAGCGATCATCATCGCGATTCTGTGCGTTGCGAATATTTCGAAGCTCTTGATCCGCACTTCACACATGGAACCGGGTCCATGGCAACAATGTATCGGACAGAGCACTATAAGTTATGCGTTTACCACGACCAAAACCTCGGCGAACTCTATGACCTCGAAGCCGACCCGTGGGAATTCCGCAACCTGTGGGATGAATCTGCTCATGCAGAAATTAAGAATCGACTGATTCTCGAAAGCTTCAATTCCCACGTCTGCCTGACAACGGATGTCGGATCCGAGAGAATCGCCCCCATGTAGAACTGAAACCAAAATTTTGGTGCGAGCGCTAGCAGCATCACTCCATGACTTCCAATTCAATCGATTGAAGACCAAACGAACATGACGAAGCCTCTCCTCCGATACCTGTTGAGCGTTTTTCTTATTGCGACGATCGTTCTCCCCGCTGTACTTTCAGCAGACGACCAAGTCCCAACTCGACGTGCATTGTTAATCGGCATCGATGGGCTTCGCGCTGACGCACTCAAAGCTGCCAAAACACCTCACATCGATGCACTCATCGAGAGTGGCGCGTTTACCGAAAACACCCAGATACTTGGTGAAAGATATCAGGAGAACGACACGATCAGCGGGCCAGGCTGGTCCAGCTTCCTGACTGGCGTCTGGGCAGACAAACACGGGGTTCACGACAACTCATTCACCGGGAAGAATTACACGGAGTACCCGCATTTTTTCCACTACGTGAAAGTTCAGTTTCCTCAAGCTAAAACTCACTCGTTTGTCGACTGGAGCCCGATCGATGAACACATCGTTTCCGATGCGGATGTCCACAAGGTTTACCCTGCGCATGGACACGAGGAATACACCAAACAGGATCGCGAAGTCACTCGCGACGCCGTGAAGACTCTTCGCGAAGATGACTGTCATGTCGTCATGGCGTATCTGGGAGCGGTAGACGAAACCGGACATCGTTACGGGTTTCATCCGTCAGTCAGCGCGTACACGACCGCGATCGAACGTGTGGATGCCCAGGTTGGCCTGATGATTCGTGCGATGCGATCGCGTCCGAACTTCGATGCAGAAGACTGGCTGGTCGTGATCTCTACCGATCATGGAGGCCAAGGGCTGGGACATGGAGGTGGCCACAGCATCGACGAGATTCGAACGACTTTCCTGATCGTCAGCGGACAACCGGCAAAAGTCGGAAAAATTGAGGAGCAGACCTACCTCGTCGACGTCCCGGTGACGGTGTTGACTCATGTCGGAGTCAAAATTGATCCCGAATGGGAACTCGACGGTCAAGCACGCGGATTGAAGTAGCGAATACAAAACTCGATCGCAGAACTCAGGCTATCTGCTGGAACTCGCTGCTGAGTTCATAGCGTTCGTTAAAGCTCTTCCGGAATCAGGTTCAGCCGGTGGCACAGGTTGTTCAGGAACTGCTCTGCAAATCGATCAACGGGGATTTCGATCCCTGTCAATTCGCTGACTCCTGGCAATTCTTTCGCGAAGTTTGATTGAGCGAGCAGAAGTGATCCGTGTTGCAAGATGGCGCCCTGTCGGCGCCGCTGCGCGCTCCCAACGACTTTGTGATTCCCGATGATGATGTCGCGAGCGTCACCACGCAGGAAGCATAAGAACGATTCATCTTCAAACGCATCATCTCCACGCATTCGAGCATTAATTCCAGCCTCCGCGAGGAGCTCAATAATGATTTCGTGAGCGATTTCGTAAAGTTGCGTCGGGTGTTCTCGGAGCGAATGTGATTTGGGAAGAGCAATCGAGTAGGTCAGCTCGTGGTGATGCAAAATGGCCCCGCCGCCTGACAATCGACGCACGACCGGCAAGTCTCGAAACTGATCGGGAAGCGAAACAGGTCCTCGAGCTTGAAAGTGTCCGAGTGAAACAGTCGGCTCTGACCAGAAGTACGTTCGAACAGTTGCGAGATCTTCTTCGACAGCAACTCTCAACATTTCGGCGTCGACTGCCATATTCTCCTCGCCAGTCTGAGCATCACCTCGAACCAGACGGGATTGAGTCGCAGGCAGCATCAGGATACCTGTTCAACAGTGCGACCGAGAGCGGATTGTGCAATCGCAAAAATGTCAGCACCGATCGACTCCATGGATCGCAATCCATGATCGTCGACGACATTGATCAACGACCAATTCTCGTCCAGAGCTGCCAGAGTCTGATAGGCATCACGCACTTTTTTCATGTACGGCACATTCGACTCTTGCAGGTCTTTCGCCTGATCGGTGTAAGTTCGCTTCTCTTTCCGATCGATCAATTCCTGAGACACATCGACTGGTGTGTCCAGCAGGATCACCCGATCTGGTCGCGGAAGTCGGAAGATCTCGTACTCGATGTGCTCGATCCACTCGCGAAGCTCCGCCCGCTCATTTGCCGCAACTTTGGCCGTCTGATGGGCAATATTCGACGGGACGTATCGATCGAAGATCACCAGTTCGGCGGATCGGCACTTTTCGAGAATGACCTCTCGCGACTCGTACCGATCACCTGAGTAGAGCAGCGAAACCAGAAACGGATCGAGCTCTGACAACTCACCAAACCGACCATTCAGAAAGTCCCCGACGCGGCGTCCGAAGAAGGTCTCCCCGTAACGCGGGAAGCTCATCAGTTCGACTTTGACTCCCCCGGCTGCCATCGCTTGAGCCAGACGTTTCGCCTGCGTCCCTTTTCCGGAACCGTCAATTCCCTCGACAGCGACGATGACCGCCGTACCTCGTTCGTCTGTCATTGGTCTCTACTTCAACTTCTTAATCGCCTGAGAAGTGTCGTCCGTGACATGAAAATACTTGAGCAAATGGCTCGTCGCGAGAATGTCTTTCACCGCAGACTGGAGCCCGCACAAAATCAATTGACCGTTCGTACGCATCATTTTGCGATGCAGCGAAATGAACTTCCCAATTGCCGAACTGGACATATACCGCACGCTGGACAGGTCACACACCATATGACATGGCGTGGAAGTTTCCACAATGGACGAGAGTTCCTGATCGAACTGCTCGAGATTCTCTTCATCGGTGAGCATATCAACGCGCAGAGTCACAACATGGATTTTTCCGTCCTGCTTCCAGTCGAAAAAATTGGAGCGGTTCAATGTCATGATTCTCGCACTGCTTGAAGAGAATGAGTGAGTGGAAGTTGACCGGTGCAATTGACGAACTCTCCGACTTCCTCAGCTGTGCCACGCAAAGTCACTGGGATGTAATGTTCGTCAGTTCCCTGAATCCATCCTTCCCGATCTTCCACTTGCTTCTCGACAAGAACCTGAAGTGGCTTGCCAACTTGCGTCTGGTAATAGTCCATCGCAAGTTCACGTTCAATTTGACTCAACGTCTGGCAGCGTGCTTTCCGCACTTCGGCTGGAACCTGGTCAGGATAGGTGGCTGCCGGCGTTCCCTTCCGTTGACTGAACGGAAAGATGTGGATCTTCATGAACTTCGCACGTCGGCAAACGTCGATCGTCTCCTGAAACTCCTCGTCTGTCTCTCCAGGAAATCCAATAATCAGGTCGGTTGTGAACGCCACATCGGGCATGACTTCCCGAAATTGATCGAGTTTGTCGAGAAATCGACCGGTGCGGTAGCGTCTTCGCATTCTTGCGAGGACAGTGTCCGATCCGCTTTGAAGTGCCGGATGAAACTGAGGACACAGGTGTTCACAGTCAACAGATGCGCTTATGAAATCGTCGTCGATCTCGTTGGCTTCAATGGACGAGAGTCTCATTCGCCAGTCACCGGGAATTGCATCGAGTTTTTTCAGCAGATGCCACAATCGGAACGGCGGTTTCCCTGACTTTTTACGTGTCGTGTCGACTCCGAAGTGTCCGACGTGAATTCCACTGATGACAATTTCCTTGTGGCCGTTATCGACCAGACGTCGGACTTCATCAGCAATGGATTCTGGATCTCGACTTCTAAGGCCGGGACGCACACTCGGAATGATGCAGTACGTACATTTGAGGAGACATCCATCCTGAACTTTGACGTACGCCCGCTTGCGTCCGTCGAAGTAAGAGATTCCATCCGGAATGTCGTAGATCCCCTGCCGGTCGAGAACGTCGGGAAGTTCGCGTTTGTCGGTGACAACTTCGAAGACGCTGGGCAAACTTGAAACAGATTCCGGATCTCGCGTGGCATAACAGCCCATCACGATTGTTCGTGTTCCGGGATTCTGCCTTGAAAGCTGCCGAATGACCTTTCGAGATTTTGCATCGCCCTCAGAAGTGACCGTGCACGTGTTGACAAAGCACAAGTCGGCAGACTCGTCCTCGAGCGCTTCACGATACCCGTTCTGTTCCAAAGCTTCTTTGACGAGTTGCGTCTCGTACTGGTTCACCTTGCAACCAAGTGTCACAAGGCGACAAGTCTTAGAAGTTTGAGTTTCAACAGCGTTCACGATCAGATCCCCCCCAGCCTGTTTACTGCTTGACCGTACAGTTCGGGAGAGCGGCTTTGAACTTCTCGACCCCATCGTTCGTCACGCTGCTGCGGCCGACTGAGATTGACTTCAGGTTTGAGAGCGCAGTCAGCTTCAAGAGTCCCTCGTCGTTAAAGCTGGTTTCGGCCAGATTCAGTGACTCGAGGTCCTTTATGTTCAACAGATGATCTGCCGACGCGGACGTCACACTTTGACATCCTTGCAGATCAAGCGTTTTAAGCTTTGTCAGACCAGTCAGGAATCCGATTCCTTCGTCATCCATGCTGCCGTTCCACAGAATGAGCGTCTCCAGATTCGTGAAGGGAGCGATCTTGGAAACCCCGTCGTTATCGATGAGAGTTTCACTGATGTCGAGGTACTTCAGCGATTCGTGAGATCCTTCCAGCGACTCGAGTCCGGGCCCGGTCACGGCGGTTTCTCGTACGCGGAGATCCTGCAGCTTCTGATCGCCCATGTGAGTCAATCCCTCATCACCGACGACTGTTCGCATCACATTCAAAACGCGGAGATCTTTCAGAACTTCCAGAGCTTGCATTCCGTCGTCACCGACTCCGCAGTCCTCCATCGCCAGATAGCGAAGCTTTGTGAGCTTCCCGACCGAATCCATTCCCGCGTCAGTCACGGCATACGATCGCAATTTCAGGTCGACGAGATTGTTGAGCGATTCCAGATGCTTCAGCCCTTCGTCTCCGACTTCCATACATCCACGCAGATCAAGGACCTTGAGCTTGTTGAGTTCACCGACATGAGCGAGGCCGTCGTTATTGGTACGAGTATAGAGAAGATAAAGGCGTTCAAGGTTCGGCAGCTTCTTGAGGTGTTCCAAACCAGAAGCATCAACGTTACTACAACGTCGAAGACTCAGCTCTGTGATCTGCGGAAGGGATTCCAGCACGACCAAACCGTCGCTGGTGATTTCTCCATTCTCCAGGCTCAACTTGACGAGGCTGGGCAATCCTTTGAAGTGTTCGAGGTCCGCATCCGTAATCGAAGCATTTTTACAGTCGGC
This DNA window, taken from Thalassoglobus sp. JC818, encodes the following:
- a CDS encoding tripartite tricarboxylate transporter permease; this translates as MLDSLATLFSLEALLLMFLGTSLGVIVGAIPGLTGAMLIALSLPLTFGMSGEMALVLLISMYVGTVSGGLVTATLLRIPGTPASMMTTLDGYPLALQGKSGRALGLGVMASLVGGLVSWGFLVILSAPLAKLSLQFGPFDFFALVMMALILIVSVSGESLINGLLSGTLGLLAAMPGASAATGQPRWTLGFHELNDGLKLLPVLIGLFAVNQVLSEAWNLNRGQAASILHSNRISLNISDWFTNRVNLLRSSLIGTFIGILPGIGANIGSVVAYSVAKSQSSHPEKFGTGTEEGIIASEAANNATVGGALIPLIAMGIPGSVIDAILLGALVIHGLQPGPLLMEQNPEVVHIIMWTMLFSNLLMFGLMTFSIGWLAKLASLPKQLLIPTILTFCVIGSYALANRMFDVWVMLGFGVIGFFMERSKIPLAPFVIGFVLAPIGEEHLSEGLMQTNGDWWPLLTRPIAGTLTTLTIALLVFTMYQHYRGHQLQAKSQDD
- a CDS encoding sulfatase-like hydrolase/transferase, which encodes MTERPNILWYCTDQQRFDTIGALGNEFVQTPTIDSLVNSGTAFTHAFCQSPICTPSRSSLMTGMYPSRVHNTRNGNRSFPESTPLISKLIADNGYSCGMIGKFHLQSSGHRTEPRLDDGFNFWKFSHAPRDDWPTGHDYADWVRDQDADLDQLRNSPDRVPPELHQTKWASDMAFEFLNQQTPTTPWLLNINVYDPHPPFIPPRAYADRFDPEQMPGPYFQDSDLDQQRLLSGVDFQDEVRSPEEHKAKQKQADYYAMIAQIDDQLSRILKQLETTGQLENTLVVFTSDHGESLGDHGLMYKGCRFYEGLVRVPLIFSWPGQIQAGLQSHGLVELLDLTATLLDYTHTPTPSTLQGKSLRPILEGSTPSDHHRDSVRCEYFEALDPHFTHGTGSMATMYRTEHYKLCVYHDQNLGELYDLEADPWEFRNLWDESAHAEIKNRLILESFNSHVCLTTDVGSERIAPM
- a CDS encoding alkaline phosphatase family protein, with protein sequence MTKPLLRYLLSVFLIATIVLPAVLSADDQVPTRRALLIGIDGLRADALKAAKTPHIDALIESGAFTENTQILGERYQENDTISGPGWSSFLTGVWADKHGVHDNSFTGKNYTEYPHFFHYVKVQFPQAKTHSFVDWSPIDEHIVSDADVHKVYPAHGHEEYTKQDREVTRDAVKTLREDDCHVVMAYLGAVDETGHRYGFHPSVSAYTTAIERVDAQVGLMIRAMRSRPNFDAEDWLVVISTDHGGQGLGHGGGHSIDEIRTTFLIVSGQPAKVGKIEEQTYLVDVPVTVLTHVGVKIDPEWELDGQARGLK
- a CDS encoding lipoate--protein ligase; translation: MLPATQSRLVRGDAQTGEENMAVDAEMLRVAVEEDLATVRTYFWSEPTVSLGHFQARGPVSLPDQFRDLPVVRRLSGGGAILHHHELTYSIALPKSHSLREHPTQLYEIAHEIIIELLAEAGINARMRGDDAFEDESFLCFLRGDARDIIIGNHKVVGSAQRRRQGAILQHGSLLLAQSNFAKELPGVSELTGIEIPVDRFAEQFLNNLCHRLNLIPEEL
- a CDS encoding thymidylate kinase; the encoded protein is MTDERGTAVIVAVEGIDGSGKGTQAKRLAQAMAAGGVKVELMSFPRYGETFFGRRVGDFLNGRFGELSELDPFLVSLLYSGDRYESREVILEKCRSAELVIFDRYVPSNIAHQTAKVAANERAELREWIEHIEYEIFRLPRPDRVILLDTPVDVSQELIDRKEKRTYTDQAKDLQESNVPYMKKVRDAYQTLAALDENWSLINVVDDHGLRSMESIGADIFAIAQSALGRTVEQVS
- a CDS encoding STAS domain-containing protein codes for the protein MTLNRSNFFDWKQDGKIHVVTLRVDMLTDEENLEQFDQELSSIVETSTPCHMVCDLSSVRYMSSSAIGKFISLHRKMMRTNGQLILCGLQSAVKDILATSHLLKYFHVTDDTSQAIKKLK
- the mtaB gene encoding tRNA (N(6)-L-threonylcarbamoyladenosine(37)-C(2))-methylthiotransferase MtaB is translated as MNAVETQTSKTCRLVTLGCKVNQYETQLVKEALEQNGYREALEDESADLCFVNTCTVTSEGDAKSRKVIRQLSRQNPGTRTIVMGCYATRDPESVSSLPSVFEVVTDKRELPDVLDRQGIYDIPDGISYFDGRKRAYVKVQDGCLLKCTYCIIPSVRPGLRSRDPESIADEVRRLVDNGHKEIVISGIHVGHFGVDTTRKKSGKPPFRLWHLLKKLDAIPGDWRMRLSSIEANEIDDDFISASVDCEHLCPQFHPALQSGSDTVLARMRRRYRTGRFLDKLDQFREVMPDVAFTTDLIIGFPGETDEEFQETIDVCRRAKFMKIHIFPFSQRKGTPAATYPDQVPAEVRKARCQTLSQIERELAMDYYQTQVGKPLQVLVEKQVEDREGWIQGTDEHYIPVTLRGTAEEVGEFVNCTGQLPLTHSLQAVRES